A genomic region of Bacteroidota bacterium contains the following coding sequences:
- a CDS encoding HYR domain-containing protein, translated as MASGATFSSGTTTNTFTVTDASGTTTTCSFTVTVVDNQAPAITCPANISVNATSGQCTAIVTYTAPVGTDNCPGATTTQTAGLASGATFPVGVTTNTFRVTDASGTT; from the coding sequence TTGGCCAGCGGCGCGACCTTCTCTTCGGGAACAACCACCAATACGTTCACAGTGACCGACGCATCCGGTACTACGACGACCTGCTCGTTCACCGTGACGGTCGTTGACAATCAGGCTCCCGCGATTACTTGCCCTGCCAATATCAGCGTCAATGCGACGAGCGGACAATGTACTGCCATCGTGACCTACACCGCTCCAGTCGGCACGGACAACTGTCCCGGTGCAACGACCACGCAAACAGCGGGCTTGGCCAGCGGCGCGACCTTCCCGGTCGGCGTGACGACGAATACCTTCCGTGTGACCGATGCTTCGGGTACTACG